A region from the Benincasa hispida cultivar B227 chromosome 8, ASM972705v1, whole genome shotgun sequence genome encodes:
- the LOC120083559 gene encoding THO complex subunit 4A-like, translating to MAEPLDMSLDDIIKNNKKSGSSNFRGRGGASSGPGPSRRFRNRGLNRAAPYSNAKAPETAWSHDMFVDHGAAYPSQPPRASAIETGTKLYVSNLDYGVSNEDIKELFSEVGDLKRYSINYDKSGRSKGTAEIVFSRQSDALAAIKRYNNVQLDGKPMKLEIVGTNIVTPAVPASSNAGFGNPNGFPRGGRALGRNRGGGRGRGPGRGGRGRGSGSGRGRGEKLSAEDLDADLEKYHEEAMQIN from the exons ATGGCGGAGCCTCTCGACATGAGCTTAGATGATATCATTAAGAACAACAAGAAATCCGGATCCTCAAACTTCAGAGGTCGTGGCGGAGCTTCTTCTGGACCAGGTCCTTCTCGCCGTTTTCGCAATCGTGGTCTTAACAGAGCAGCGCCTTATTCTAATGCCAAG GCGCCCGAGACGGCTTGGTCACACGACATGTTTGTAGATCATGGTGCGGCATATCCTTCACAGCCTCCACGGGCCTCTGCTATTGAAACTGGCACCAAGCTTTATGTTTCTAATTTGGATTATGGTGTCTCAAATGAGGATATCAAG GAACTGTTTTCTGAAGTTGGTGATCTCAAACGGTATTCTATCAATTACGATAAAAGTGGGAGATCAAAG GGAACAGCGGAAATTGTTTTTTCACGACAATCAGATGCTCTTGCTGCTATAAAGAGATATAACAATGTTCAGCTAGATGGGAAACCCATGAAGTTGGAGATTGTAGGAACTAACATCGTCACACCTGCTGTGCCTGCTTCGTCTAATGCCGGTTTTGGGAATCCAAATGGATTTCCGAGAGG TGGACGTGCACTGGGCCGAAACCGGGGTGGTGGACGAGGACGTGGTCCTGGAAGAGGAGGCCGTGGACGAGGGAGTGGAAGTGGTAGAGGTCGTGGTGAGAAGTTATCAGCCGAAGATCTAGATGCTGATTTGGAGAAGTACCATGAAGAAGCAATGCAGATCAATTAA